One segment of Anastrepha obliqua isolate idAnaObli1 chromosome 3, idAnaObli1_1.0, whole genome shotgun sequence DNA contains the following:
- the LOC129242220 gene encoding peritrophin-48-like has protein sequence MYTRTFCALALVVLCVNASAAVNMNNICLLLKENALVASGDSCSSYYKCSNGVASQKNCSTGLYFDKNSQGCVSKIPSYCTTDAADPCNGYAVGSFAAVAESCAGYYYCSSSGAERSNCPDDLIFNPDKQSCVYKSTYDCVDGTNNSSSTGAINLCSYVQNGIYFGNAWACAGWQKCTSNTEYTTGTCTNDLVFDPANAICNYQSAVSCSQVTKDPSLDVTSASNGGACTETGAKENATACNQYYLCNGKNWILTSCDQHLFYDVTSKECVNRMNAYNDCDRCVGTTTNTFVNAFGTNCTGYLYCTDGAESSSGICVNDMFFDEAEGLCVYKNPGYVFCADSSSTTTTTSSTTTTTDASTTSTAAATTDEATTTTTSATTTTSSADDTTTTTTSATTTTSSADDTTTTTTSATTTTVAE, from the exons CCCGTACCTTCTGCGCTTTAGCACTGGTAGTGCTTTGTGTCAATGCTTCAGCTGCCGTCAATATGAACAACATTTGCCTGCTGTTGAAGGAAAACGCGCTTGTGGCAAGTGGCGACTCTTGCTCATCATATTATAAGTGCTCCAACGGCGTTGCTTCTCAGAAAAACTGCTCGACTGGCCTTTATTTCGATAAGAATTCACAAGGTTGCGTTAGTAAGATTCCAAGCTATTGCACCACAGATGCTGCAGATCCATGCAATGGATATGCCGTTGGCTCTTTCGCTGCGGTAGCTGAAAGCTGTGCCGGCTATTACTACTGCTCGTCTTCAGGAGCAGAACGCAGCAACTGCCCCGACGATCTTATTTTCAACCCAGACAAACAATCGTGCGTCTATAAAAGCACCTATGACTGTGTGGATGGAACCAACAACAGTAGTAGTACCGGTGCCATCAATTTGTGTTCGTATGTGCAGAACGGCATCTACTTCGGCAATGCATGGGCATGTGCGGGCTGGCAAAAGTGCACTAGCAATACCGAATACACTACCGGGACCTGTACCAATGACTTGGTATTCGATCCGGCCAACGCGATATGTAATTATCAATCAGCCGTTTCATGCTCACAG GTAACTAAAGATCCCAGTTTAGATGTCACATCGGCTAGTAATGGTGGTGCATGTACAGAAACG GGAGCAAAGGAAAATGCCACGGCTTGCAATCAATATTACTTATGCAATGGCAAGAACTGGATACTAACCTCATGCGATCAACACTTGTTCTACGACGTTACGAGTAAGGAGTGTGTGAATCGCATGAATGCTTACAACGACTGTGATCGTTGCGTTGGTACCACTACTAACACATTTGTAAACGCATTTGGAACCAATTGTACTGGCTACCTGTACTGCACTGATGGCGCAGAATCGAGTTCTGGCATATGTGTCAATGATATGTTCTTCGATGAGGCAGAGGGCTTGTGTGTATATAAAAATCCAGGATATGTCTTCTGTGCAGATTCGTCCTCAACGACTACAACCACAAGTAGTACGACAACCACAACAGATGCATCCACAACCTCAACTGCTGCAGCAACTACAGATGAAGCCACAACCACCACAACTAGTGCAACTACTACAACTTCTTCAGCAGATGACACCACAACCACCACAACTAGTGCAACTACTACAACTTCTTCAGCAGATGACACCACAACCACCACAACTAGTGCAACTACTACAACAGTCGCTGAATGA